A region from the Amycolatopsis camponoti genome encodes:
- a CDS encoding MFS transporter, translated as MITTAPSRAQKPALAGLFLSVFLAMLDAQVVAIALPRVAAEFGGTGSYAWVTTAYLLAGSVTAPLYGKLGDVFGRKRVLLGALGLFLLGSLACGLAPSATALIVGRVLQGAGSGGLFVSVGASLGEMFTPREGAKYFGWFSICFAVASLAGPVVGGVLTGLAGWRSIFLVNLPLGLVAVALLKTLDLPRRRREAPFDFAGVVLLGGAITGFTLLTPWSVGLGAVAAVAFVFTERKAEAPVLPLRLFKDRTFTVSVVLSVLAGFAFLGSINYIAILLQADAGPAEGGLRLVPMTLAVSLSSVVASRIIARTGAYRWAPRLSTALGLIAVLGLTTLHELPLILACLVVFGLAAGLNLQVLAMATQNTAPPADRGAVAAGVNLARALGSSLGPVALGFAYNAGTHGVFLALLPVLALAVVTAFALPHVPLEGASR; from the coding sequence TTGATCACAACCGCGCCTTCGCGCGCCCAAAAACCGGCCCTCGCCGGGCTTTTCCTGTCCGTCTTCCTCGCGATGCTCGACGCCCAGGTCGTCGCCATCGCGCTCCCCCGGGTCGCCGCCGAGTTCGGCGGGACCGGTTCCTACGCCTGGGTCACCACCGCCTACCTGCTCGCCGGGAGCGTCACCGCTCCCCTGTACGGCAAGCTCGGCGACGTCTTCGGCCGCAAACGCGTGCTCCTCGGCGCGCTCGGCCTGTTCCTGCTCGGTTCGCTCGCCTGCGGGCTGGCGCCGTCGGCCACCGCGCTCATCGTCGGCCGGGTTCTGCAGGGCGCCGGCTCCGGAGGGCTCTTCGTCTCCGTCGGCGCTTCGCTCGGCGAGATGTTCACGCCGCGCGAAGGCGCGAAGTACTTCGGATGGTTCTCGATCTGCTTCGCCGTCGCGTCGCTCGCCGGGCCGGTCGTCGGCGGCGTCCTCACCGGGCTCGCCGGGTGGCGGTCGATCTTCCTGGTCAACCTGCCGCTCGGGCTCGTCGCCGTCGCGCTCCTCAAGACCCTCGACCTGCCGAGACGACGGCGGGAAGCGCCCTTCGACTTCGCCGGCGTCGTTCTGCTCGGCGGGGCGATCACCGGGTTCACCCTGCTCACGCCGTGGTCGGTCGGTCTCGGCGCGGTGGCGGCCGTCGCGTTCGTCTTCACCGAGCGAAAAGCCGAAGCGCCCGTGCTCCCGCTGCGCCTCTTCAAGGACCGCACGTTCACCGTGTCCGTCGTGCTCAGCGTGCTCGCCGGGTTCGCGTTCCTCGGCTCGATCAACTACATCGCGATCCTCCTGCAGGCCGACGCCGGCCCGGCGGAAGGCGGGCTGCGGCTGGTGCCGATGACGCTCGCCGTGTCGCTTTCGTCCGTGGTCGCGAGCAGGATCATCGCCCGCACCGGCGCCTACCGCTGGGCGCCCCGGCTGAGCACGGCGCTGGGCCTGATCGCCGTGCTCGGCCTGACCACGCTGCACGAGCTGCCCCTGATCCTGGCCTGCCTGGTCGTCTTCGGCCTCGCGGCCGGGCTCAACCTGCAGGTGCTCGCCATGGCGACGCAGAACACCGCGCCGCCGGCGGACCGCGGTGCCGTCGCCGCGGGCGTCAACCTCGCCCGCGCGCTCGGCTCGAGCCTCGGCCCGGTCGCGCTCGGCTTCGCCTACAACGCCGGCACGCACGGCGTTTTCCTCGCCCTGCTGCCCGTCCTCGCGCTCGCCGTCGTCACGGCGTTCGCACTCCCGCACGTCCCGCTCGAAGGAGCTTCCCGATGA